Proteins co-encoded in one Candidatus Dormiibacterota bacterium genomic window:
- a CDS encoding GntR family transcriptional regulator, with protein sequence MSKQRRPAAAAPAMVAALERRTPERATLRVPKTAELVAAHIRRRIVRGELREGDSLSNETALMSQFGISRPTLREAFRILESEALISVRRGVHGGARVNAPDSAVAARYVSLILQYEAVSLADVHEARTVLEAPAAARLAARPDHVALARRLRAYLDDSGDPDDLDAAVAIHAGFQRLVVELAGNRTVSLLSSMLESLYAEAAGQYVREHETALTEQKRRRAERAHQRLVEMVHAGDAAGAERLWRHHLTEIGRVLARGAGGGAALEVLR encoded by the coding sequence GTGTCGAAGCAACGCCGTCCCGCCGCCGCGGCGCCGGCGATGGTGGCCGCGCTGGAGCGTCGCACCCCCGAGCGGGCGACGCTGCGGGTGCCCAAGACCGCCGAGCTGGTGGCTGCGCACATCCGCCGGCGGATCGTCCGCGGCGAGCTCCGCGAGGGCGACTCGCTCTCCAACGAGACCGCGTTGATGAGCCAGTTCGGGATCTCCCGGCCGACCCTTCGCGAGGCCTTCCGCATCCTCGAGTCGGAGGCCCTGATCAGCGTCCGCCGCGGGGTCCACGGGGGCGCCCGGGTCAATGCCCCCGACAGCGCCGTCGCCGCCCGCTACGTCTCGCTCATCCTCCAGTACGAGGCGGTCTCGCTCGCCGACGTCCACGAGGCGCGCACCGTGCTCGAGGCCCCCGCCGCCGCCCGGCTCGCCGCCCGGCCCGACCACGTCGCCCTCGCCCGCCGGCTCCGCGCCTACCTCGACGACAGCGGCGACCCCGACGACCTCGACGCCGCGGTCGCGATCCACGCCGGCTTCCAGCGGCTGGTGGTCGAGCTCGCCGGCAACCGCACCGTCAGCCTGCTCAGCTCGATGCTGGAGAGCCTCTACGCCGAGGCCGCCGGCCAGTACGTGCGCGAGCACGAGACCGCGCTGACCGAGCAGAAGCGCCGCCGGGCCGAGCGGGCCCACCAGCGGCTGGTGGAGATGGTCCACGCCGGCGACGCCGCCGGCGCCGAGCGGCTGTGGCGCCACCACCTCACCGAGATCGGCCGGGTGCTGGCCCGGGGGGCGGGCGGCGGCGCCGCCCTCGAGGTGCTCCGATGA
- a CDS encoding DHA2 family efflux MFS transporter permease subunit, with the protein MSRGGRARAEAGAGQGGWALPLTVLVVGMFMSILDTDIVNVAVPTMQRDFGATTDQVQWVATIYTLMLGIVVPASGWLGDRYGLDRIYNIALVSFAAGSALCGVAWSLNSLLFFRVVQAIGGGLMPAVSMAMLYKIVPPQKLGVAMGLFGLGVLFAPTVGPTVGGYLVEYVNWRLIFYINVPIGALGLMAALMVLPRFPRTVGQRFDVGGFLAISTGLFALLLALSKGADWGWSSYRVLGLAVIGVLSLAVFTVIELSVAEPLLDVRVFRYPNFTNSLLLISFLMAGLFGLYFYIPLFLQEGEGLGALQAGLLLLLPALLTGLTMPFAGKVYDKVGARWPAAVGCLVVAYGTYLMRNVTPDTPRGTLVLWMCVRNIGMGIAFMPIMASSMAGMPSSEVNRASAVSNIAQRVSSAFGLAVMTSLLTTQMAQQYSSRASLSLAGGAADPHLSGAGMMGWQGAVQTAAFGGGLGDLFLVTAAGTALCALMALMLPGTPVAGGGMMMMEGGPAPPPEAVEPIAVAADAGVPPTPVEAAPPRRRRPPVAAAVATSETSAS; encoded by the coding sequence ATGAGCCGCGGCGGCCGCGCGCGCGCCGAGGCCGGTGCCGGGCAGGGCGGCTGGGCGCTTCCCCTCACCGTCCTGGTGGTGGGCATGTTCATGTCCATCCTCGACACCGACATCGTCAACGTCGCGGTGCCGACGATGCAGCGCGACTTCGGCGCCACCACCGACCAGGTGCAGTGGGTGGCCACCATCTACACGCTGATGCTCGGCATCGTGGTGCCGGCGAGCGGCTGGCTCGGCGACCGCTACGGGCTCGACCGCATCTACAACATCGCCCTGGTCTCCTTCGCCGCCGGGTCGGCTCTCTGCGGTGTCGCCTGGAGCCTGAACAGCCTGCTCTTCTTCCGCGTCGTCCAGGCGATCGGCGGCGGGCTGATGCCGGCGGTGTCGATGGCGATGCTGTACAAGATCGTGCCCCCGCAGAAGCTCGGCGTCGCCATGGGCCTCTTCGGGCTCGGCGTGCTCTTCGCGCCCACCGTCGGCCCGACCGTGGGCGGCTACCTCGTCGAGTACGTCAACTGGCGGCTGATCTTCTACATCAACGTCCCCATCGGCGCGCTCGGCCTGATGGCGGCGCTGATGGTGCTGCCGCGCTTCCCCAGGACCGTGGGCCAGCGCTTCGACGTCGGTGGCTTCCTCGCCATCTCCACCGGCCTCTTCGCCCTTCTCCTCGCCCTCTCCAAGGGCGCCGACTGGGGGTGGAGCTCCTACCGCGTCCTCGGGCTGGCGGTGATCGGCGTCCTCAGCCTCGCCGTGTTCACGGTCATCGAGCTCTCCGTCGCCGAGCCGCTGCTCGACGTGCGCGTGTTCCGCTATCCCAACTTCACCAACTCGCTCCTCCTCATCTCGTTTCTCATGGCGGGTCTCTTCGGGCTCTACTTCTACATCCCCCTCTTCCTCCAGGAGGGCGAGGGTCTGGGGGCCCTCCAGGCGGGGCTGCTGCTGCTGCTGCCGGCGCTGCTCACCGGGCTGACCATGCCCTTCGCGGGGAAGGTCTACGACAAGGTGGGTGCGCGCTGGCCGGCGGCGGTCGGCTGCCTGGTGGTCGCGTACGGCACCTACCTGATGCGCAACGTCACCCCCGACACACCGCGGGGGACGCTGGTGCTCTGGATGTGCGTGCGCAACATCGGCATGGGCATCGCGTTCATGCCGATCATGGCCAGTTCCATGGCGGGGATGCCGAGCTCCGAGGTGAACCGGGCGAGCGCGGTCAGCAACATCGCGCAGCGGGTGTCCTCGGCCTTCGGGCTGGCGGTGATGACCTCGCTGCTCACCACCCAGATGGCCCAGCAGTACTCCAGCCGCGCCTCGCTCAGCCTCGCCGGGGGCGCCGCCGATCCCCACCTGAGCGGCGCCGGGATGATGGGCTGGCAGGGGGCGGTGCAGACCGCCGCCTTCGGTGGCGGGCTGGGCGACCTGTTCCTCGTCACCGCCGCCGGCACAGCCCTCTGCGCGCTGATGGCGCTGATGCTCCCCGGCACGCCGGTCGCCGGAGGCGGGATGATGATGATGGAGGGCGGTCCCGCGCCGCCGCCGGAGGCGGTCGAGCCGATCGCCGTCGCCGCGGACGCCGGCGTGCCCCCCACCCCGGTCGAGGCGGCCCCGCCTCGCCGCCGCCGCCCCCCGGTGGCCGCGGCGGTGGCCACCTCGGAGACCTCCGCCTCCTAG
- a CDS encoding MFS transporter, producing the protein MSAAPPSTATPSARPGIAYDSPQGRWVLAVAILASAVAMLDATVVNVALPAIGRDLHAGFSGLQWTVNGYTLALGSLLLLGGSLGDRYGRRRMLVAGLALFTAASLLCALAPSIGLLVAARVLQGAGGALLTPESLAIITASLRPEDRGRAIGAWSGTQGLASALGPLVGGWLVAAVSWRLIFVLNVPVAAFTAWAALRHVPESADAEASGRPDVAGAVLAVAGLGGLVYALIQAPGSGGGVGVVVAGAVGVVALAGFLATERRARQPMLPLSLFRDPQFSGANLATFAVYGGLGAAIFLIVLQLQETARWSPVTAGAALLPLTALMLLLSSRTGALAQRIGPRLPMTAGPLVAGLGLVLLAGIGRDARYLPDVLPGMVVLGLGLSLTVAPLTAAVLGAVEERHAGVASAVNNAVARIAGLLAVAVLPLVSGLATTTLGSAEYTAAYRRAMLIAAVVCAAGGVVALLTVRRGADVSAAPPAPSLHHACHHPVGCLRPAAVVGGAEAPSR; encoded by the coding sequence ATGAGCGCCGCACCACCGTCCACCGCCACCCCGTCGGCGCGCCCCGGGATCGCCTACGACAGCCCCCAGGGGCGGTGGGTGCTGGCGGTTGCGATCCTCGCCTCGGCGGTGGCCATGCTCGACGCCACCGTGGTGAACGTCGCCCTGCCGGCGATCGGCCGGGACCTTCACGCCGGGTTCTCCGGGTTGCAGTGGACGGTCAACGGCTACACCCTGGCGCTGGGCTCGCTGCTGCTCCTCGGCGGCTCGCTCGGCGACCGCTACGGCCGTCGCCGGATGCTGGTGGCCGGCCTGGCGCTGTTCACCGCCGCCTCGCTGCTGTGCGCGCTGGCCCCGTCGATCGGGCTGCTGGTCGCGGCCCGGGTGCTCCAGGGTGCCGGCGGCGCGCTGCTCACCCCCGAGAGCCTGGCGATCATCACCGCCAGCCTCCGGCCCGAGGACCGCGGCCGCGCCATCGGCGCCTGGTCCGGCACCCAGGGCCTGGCGTCCGCGCTGGGCCCGCTGGTGGGCGGCTGGCTGGTCGCCGCGGTCTCCTGGCGGCTGATCTTCGTGCTCAACGTGCCGGTGGCTGCGTTCACGGCCTGGGCGGCGCTGCGCCACGTCCCCGAGAGCGCCGACGCGGAGGCGTCGGGGCGACCCGACGTGGCCGGCGCGGTGCTCGCCGTCGCCGGCCTTGGCGGCCTCGTCTACGCCCTCATCCAGGCGCCCGGATCGGGCGGCGGGGTGGGGGTGGTCGTCGCCGGTGCGGTCGGGGTGGTGGCCCTGGCCGGGTTCCTCGCCACCGAGCGGCGGGCGCGCCAGCCGATGCTGCCGCTCTCGCTCTTCCGCGACCCCCAGTTCAGCGGCGCCAACCTCGCCACCTTCGCGGTCTACGGGGGCCTCGGCGCCGCGATCTTCCTGATCGTGCTCCAGCTCCAGGAGACGGCGCGCTGGTCGCCGGTGACCGCGGGCGCCGCGCTGCTGCCGCTCACCGCGCTGATGCTGCTGCTCTCCTCGCGCACCGGCGCCCTCGCCCAGCGGATCGGCCCGCGACTGCCGATGACGGCGGGGCCGCTGGTGGCCGGCCTCGGCCTCGTGCTCCTCGCCGGCATCGGCCGGGACGCCCGGTACCTGCCGGACGTGCTCCCCGGGATGGTGGTGCTGGGCCTCGGCCTCTCCCTCACCGTGGCGCCGCTCACCGCCGCGGTGCTCGGCGCCGTGGAGGAGCGCCACGCCGGGGTGGCCTCGGCGGTGAACAACGCGGTCGCCCGGATCGCCGGCCTGCTCGCCGTGGCCGTGCTGCCGCTGGTCTCGGGCCTCGCCACCACCACGCTGGGCAGCGCGGAGTACACCGCCGCCTACCGCCGGGCGATGCTGATCGCCGCCGTGGTCTGCGCCGCCGGCGGGGTGGTGGCGCTGCTCACGGTGCGCCGCGGCGCCGACGTGTCGGCGGCGCCGCCGGCGCCCAGCCTGCACCACGCCTGCCACCACCCGGTGGGCTGCCTGAGGCCGGCCGCGGTGGTCGGGGGCGCCGAGGCCCCGTCCCGATGA
- a CDS encoding carboxylate-amine ligase produces MTDEARFTLGVEEEYQVVDAASGDLSEQAGAVLEEARRQLGDAAQPELWRSQVEAGTPVCETLVEVRRELVRMRRAMLDAAAPLGLRVVASGTHPRSSWRGQEVTPKQRYRALESEGRQVAKETLIFGTHVHVACGDEETTIGVMNRSRPWLPALLALSASSPFWEGDDTGFASYRTILFRRWPTAGAPLAFRDRAEYDALVGALTAAGTIPDATRLYWDMRPSARYPTLEFRVADACPTVDETVMIAGLTRGVAMRAERDHAAGAAPVDLRHELLEAAIWQAARDGLDGELVDLERAGRLPAALLVERLLEHVRPGLEERGEWEEVEGLVRQTLGRGNGATRQRAAFQRRGRVDDVVELVGGEVSQGLG; encoded by the coding sequence ATGACCGACGAGGCCCGCTTCACCCTCGGCGTCGAGGAGGAGTACCAGGTGGTCGACGCCGCCTCCGGCGACCTCTCCGAGCAGGCCGGCGCGGTGCTCGAGGAGGCGCGGCGGCAGCTCGGCGACGCCGCCCAGCCGGAGCTGTGGCGCTCCCAGGTCGAGGCCGGCACCCCGGTGTGCGAGACCCTCGTCGAGGTGCGCCGCGAGCTGGTGCGGATGCGCCGCGCGATGCTCGACGCCGCCGCTCCGCTGGGCCTCCGCGTGGTCGCCTCGGGCACCCATCCCCGGTCGTCGTGGCGAGGGCAGGAGGTGACCCCCAAGCAGCGCTACCGCGCCCTCGAGTCCGAGGGGCGCCAGGTGGCGAAGGAGACCCTGATCTTCGGCACCCACGTGCACGTCGCCTGCGGCGACGAGGAGACCACGATCGGGGTGATGAACCGCAGCCGTCCCTGGCTGCCGGCGCTGCTGGCGCTCTCGGCGAGCTCGCCGTTCTGGGAGGGCGACGACACCGGGTTCGCCAGCTACCGCACCATCCTGTTCCGGCGCTGGCCCACCGCGGGGGCGCCGCTGGCCTTCCGCGACCGGGCCGAGTACGACGCCCTGGTCGGCGCCCTGACCGCCGCCGGCACCATCCCGGACGCCACCCGGCTGTACTGGGACATGCGCCCCTCCGCCCGCTATCCCACTTTGGAGTTCCGGGTCGCCGACGCCTGCCCCACCGTCGACGAGACGGTGATGATCGCCGGCCTGACCCGCGGGGTGGCGATGCGCGCCGAGCGTGACCACGCCGCCGGCGCGGCGCCGGTCGACCTTCGCCACGAGCTGCTCGAGGCGGCGATCTGGCAGGCGGCGCGCGACGGGCTGGACGGCGAGCTCGTCGACCTCGAACGTGCCGGCAGGCTGCCCGCGGCCCTGCTCGTCGAGCGCCTGCTCGAGCACGTCCGCCCCGGGCTCGAGGAGCGCGGCGAGTGGGAGGAGGTCGAGGGCCTGGTGCGGCAGACCCTCGGCCGCGGCAACGGCGCCACCCGCCAGCGCGCCGCCTTCCAGCGGCGGGGGCGGGTGGACGACGTGGTCGAGCTGGTGGGCGGCGAGGTGTCCCAGGGGCTGGGCTGA
- a CDS encoding cytochrome P450 — translation MIGEGPAGCPVEAGFDPLAPEFLAEPMATLAALPPECRPLFYAPELGHVVVTGHAEIDWVLRHPELFSAANVQLPLVPIVPAAREILQAGGHRPQPSMVSLDPPAHGRLRRPAARAFTPRRVAGMTGTIRQTAAELLDAVGAEDRVELVAALAHPLPASVIFALLGLPRDDWPQLKRWCGARAELTWGRPRPEVQIDIATNMAAYRGYLGALVEARAGERADDLTGDLLAIHAEDPDQLTLAEITSILFSLTFAGHETTTGLIGNAVRRLLERPERWVAVAADAALVEPAVDETLRYDTSVPAWRRVTTTATTVAGVELAEGTPLLLWIAASNRDPAVFATPDSFDLHRADGHRALSFGRGAHFCLGAALGRLEARIALEELVRRRPGLRLVPGREVRFAANISFRGPLELWVEGA, via the coding sequence GTGATCGGCGAGGGGCCGGCCGGCTGCCCGGTGGAGGCCGGTTTCGACCCGCTGGCGCCGGAGTTCCTCGCCGAGCCGATGGCGACGCTCGCGGCGCTTCCCCCGGAGTGCCGGCCGCTGTTCTACGCACCGGAGCTCGGCCACGTGGTGGTCACCGGGCACGCCGAGATCGACTGGGTGCTGCGCCACCCCGAGCTCTTCTCGGCCGCCAACGTCCAGCTGCCGCTGGTGCCGATCGTCCCCGCGGCGAGGGAGATCCTCCAGGCCGGAGGGCACCGTCCCCAGCCCTCGATGGTCAGCCTCGACCCGCCCGCCCACGGGCGGCTGCGGCGGCCGGCGGCGCGCGCCTTCACCCCGCGGCGGGTCGCCGGCATGACCGGCACCATCCGACAAACGGCGGCGGAGCTGCTCGACGCCGTGGGCGCCGAGGACCGGGTCGAGCTGGTGGCGGCGCTGGCCCATCCCCTGCCCGCGAGCGTGATCTTCGCCCTCCTCGGTCTGCCCCGGGACGACTGGCCGCAGCTGAAGCGCTGGTGCGGGGCCCGCGCCGAGCTCACCTGGGGCCGCCCCCGACCCGAGGTGCAGATCGACATCGCCACCAACATGGCCGCCTACCGCGGGTACCTCGGCGCCCTCGTCGAGGCCCGGGCGGGGGAGCGCGCCGACGACCTCACCGGCGACCTCCTCGCCATCCACGCCGAGGACCCCGACCAGCTCACCCTCGCCGAGATCACCTCGATCCTCTTCTCGCTGACCTTCGCCGGGCACGAGACCACCACCGGGCTGATCGGCAACGCGGTGCGCCGGCTGCTGGAGCGGCCCGAGCGATGGGTCGCGGTGGCCGCCGACGCCGCGCTGGTCGAACCCGCGGTCGACGAGACCCTGCGCTACGACACCTCGGTGCCGGCGTGGCGCCGGGTGACCACGACCGCCACCACCGTCGCCGGCGTCGAGCTCGCCGAGGGCACCCCGCTGCTGCTCTGGATCGCCGCCAGCAACCGCGACCCCGCGGTCTTCGCGACGCCGGACAGCTTCGACCTCCACCGCGCCGACGGCCACCGTGCCCTCTCGTTCGGCAGGGGCGCCCACTTCTGCCTCGGCGCCGCCCTCGGCCGCCTGGAGGCGCGGATCGCCCTCGAGGAGCTGGTCCGCCGGCGGCCGGGGCTGCGCCTGGTGCCCGGCCGGGAGGTGCGCTTCGCCGCCAACATCTCGTTCCGCGGCCCCCTCGAGCTCTGGGTCGAGGGGGCCTGA
- the pcaC gene encoding 4-carboxymuconolactone decarboxylase has product MEDSREAGMRVRREVLGDAHVDRATAAAGELGADFQDWITGCAWGEVWSRPGLDRRTRSCITVAMLAALGCEDELALHLGAARGNGVSSAELAEVLLQVAVYAGAPRANRAFAVAREALGDAG; this is encoded by the coding sequence ATGGAGGACAGCCGGGAGGCGGGGATGCGGGTGCGCCGCGAGGTGCTGGGCGACGCCCACGTCGACCGCGCGACCGCCGCGGCGGGCGAGCTGGGCGCCGACTTCCAGGACTGGATCACCGGCTGCGCCTGGGGCGAGGTCTGGTCCCGGCCGGGGCTCGACCGCCGCACCCGCAGCTGCATCACCGTGGCGATGCTCGCCGCCCTCGGCTGTGAGGACGAGCTCGCCCTCCACCTGGGGGCGGCGCGGGGCAATGGGGTGAGCTCCGCCGAGCTCGCCGAGGTGCTCCTGCAGGTGGCCGTCTACGCGGGGGCGCCGCGCGCCAACCGCGCCTTTGCGGTGGCCCGCGAGGCGCTGGGCGACGCCGGGTGA
- the pcaB gene encoding 3-carboxy-cis,cis-muconate cycloisomerase, producing the protein MRPSSSSSEGSGGAAGGLTGPLFGSPAVDAHVGDGAWVCAMLEVEAALAAAGAGAGVVPAAAAAEIAAACREVRVDVDELGRRALAAGNTVVPLIAELEARLSPAARPHLHRGATSQDVIDTALSLLARRALGPLLDDLAAVAGACARLAAAHRDTPMAARTLLQQAAPTTFGLRCAGWLVAVDEARSGLARVREQRLAVQLGGAAGTLAALDGAGLEVVRRLAAELGLAEPLLPWHTDRVRVAELAAALGTAAGVLGKVSLDVVLLAQSEVGEVSEAEGGSSAMPQKRNPVHAVLAGAAARRTPGLVATLLAAMPQEHERAAGAWHAEWDTLRELIRLTGGAAAHARAMLEALRVDPVRMRENLDRSGGVLMAGSVAGRLAGALGRDAAHRLVRDRVRDARERGAPLREVLVNDPVVREHLSVEQVDAALDPRGHLGSAGVLVDRALQAHRPGRPA; encoded by the coding sequence ATGAGACCGTCTTCTTCGAGCTCTGAGGGGAGCGGCGGGGCGGCCGGGGGGCTGACCGGGCCGCTGTTCGGGTCGCCCGCGGTCGACGCCCACGTCGGCGACGGCGCCTGGGTGTGCGCCATGCTCGAGGTCGAGGCGGCCCTGGCCGCGGCCGGTGCCGGCGCCGGGGTGGTGCCCGCCGCCGCCGCCGCGGAGATCGCCGCCGCCTGCCGCGAGGTGCGCGTCGACGTCGACGAGCTCGGCCGCCGGGCGCTGGCCGCGGGAAACACGGTGGTGCCGCTGATCGCCGAGCTGGAGGCGCGGCTCTCCCCGGCGGCGCGGCCCCACCTGCACCGGGGGGCGACCAGCCAGGACGTGATCGACACCGCGCTCTCGCTGCTCGCCCGGCGCGCCCTCGGCCCCCTGCTCGACGACCTCGCCGCCGTCGCCGGCGCCTGCGCCCGGCTCGCCGCCGCGCACCGCGACACGCCGATGGCGGCGCGCACCCTCCTGCAGCAGGCCGCCCCCACCACCTTCGGGCTGCGCTGCGCGGGCTGGCTGGTGGCCGTGGACGAGGCCCGGAGCGGGCTCGCCCGGGTGCGCGAGCAGCGGCTCGCGGTGCAGCTCGGCGGTGCCGCCGGCACCCTGGCCGCGCTCGACGGCGCCGGGCTCGAGGTGGTGCGGCGGCTCGCCGCCGAGCTCGGGCTCGCCGAGCCGCTGCTGCCCTGGCACACCGACCGGGTACGGGTGGCCGAGCTGGCGGCGGCGCTGGGCACGGCGGCCGGGGTCCTCGGCAAGGTCTCCCTCGACGTGGTTCTGCTCGCCCAGAGCGAGGTGGGGGAGGTGAGCGAGGCCGAGGGTGGCTCGTCCGCCATGCCGCAGAAGCGCAACCCCGTCCACGCGGTGCTGGCCGGCGCCGCCGCCCGCCGCACCCCGGGCCTGGTCGCCACCCTGCTCGCCGCCATGCCCCAGGAGCACGAGCGCGCCGCCGGGGCCTGGCACGCGGAGTGGGACACCCTGCGCGAGCTGATCCGCCTCACCGGGGGAGCCGCCGCCCACGCCCGCGCCATGCTCGAGGCGCTCCGTGTCGACCCCGTGCGGATGCGCGAGAACCTCGACCGCAGCGGCGGGGTGCTGATGGCCGGGAGCGTCGCCGGGCGGCTCGCCGGGGCGCTCGGCCGCGACGCCGCCCACCGGCTGGTGCGCGACCGGGTGCGCGACGCACGGGAGCGCGGGGCGCCGCTCCGGGAGGTGCTGGTCAACGATCCCGTGGTGCGCGAGCATCTGTCGGTGGAGCAGGTCGACGCCGCCCTCGACCCGCGCGGCCACCTCGGGTCGGCGGGGGTGCTGGTCGACCGGGCGCTGCAGGCCCACCGGCCCGGGCGGCCGGCCTGA
- a CDS encoding protocatechuate 3,4-dioxygenase subunit alpha, which translates to MSPPETPSQTVGPFFAIALPWAGGAEVVAPGTPGAVWIRGRVLDGAGEPVADALVETWQVGPGGGFGQCATGAGGEFGILTVKPGPLPAPGGGVEAPHLDVSVFARGLLARLVTRIYFPDEAEANAADPVLRGIADTAARATLVAVAEAGGLRFDIRLQGSDETVFFEL; encoded by the coding sequence GTGAGCCCGCCCGAGACGCCCTCGCAGACCGTCGGGCCCTTCTTCGCCATCGCCCTGCCCTGGGCGGGCGGCGCCGAGGTGGTGGCGCCGGGGACGCCGGGGGCGGTGTGGATCCGCGGCCGGGTGCTCGACGGCGCCGGCGAGCCGGTCGCCGACGCCCTGGTCGAGACCTGGCAGGTCGGCCCCGGCGGCGGCTTCGGGCAGTGCGCCACCGGCGCCGGCGGCGAGTTCGGCATCCTCACCGTGAAGCCGGGCCCGCTCCCCGCACCGGGCGGCGGGGTGGAGGCGCCGCACCTCGACGTCTCGGTGTTCGCCCGCGGTCTGCTGGCGCGGCTGGTCACCCGCATCTACTTCCCCGACGAGGCCGAGGCCAACGCCGCCGACCCGGTGCTCCGCGGCATCGCCGACACCGCCGCCCGGGCCACCCTGGTGGCGGTCGCCGAGGCGGGAGGGCTGCGCTTCGACATCCGCCTCCAGGGGAGCGATGAGACCGTCTTCTTCGAGCTCTGA
- the pcaH gene encoding protocatechuate 3,4-dioxygenase subunit beta → MVASSTVPEGYRRSRGVHPPAGFPAYASTRLRAPARPPVPLPFGVTEVTGPRPAPGRVVAADADLTRGHAGEPVGERIVVAGRVLDESGRPVAGTLVEIWQANAAGRYAHEVDRHRAPLDPNFRGAGRCVTGPGGEYRFVTVKPGAYPWGNHANAWRPAHIHFSVLGDAFAQRLVTQMYFPGDPLLGHDPIVASIPDPAARSRLVATWSESLTEPEWALGYAWDIVLRGRETA, encoded by the coding sequence ATGGTAGCGTCGAGCACCGTGCCCGAAGGCTACCGCCGCAGTCGCGGCGTCCATCCCCCGGCCGGCTTCCCAGCCTACGCGTCGACGCGGCTGCGCGCGCCCGCCCGTCCCCCGGTGCCGCTGCCGTTCGGCGTCACCGAGGTCACCGGCCCGAGGCCCGCTCCCGGCCGTGTGGTCGCGGCCGACGCCGACCTCACCCGCGGCCACGCCGGCGAGCCGGTCGGCGAGCGGATCGTCGTCGCCGGGCGGGTGCTCGACGAGTCCGGCCGGCCGGTCGCCGGCACCCTGGTGGAGATCTGGCAGGCCAACGCTGCCGGCCGCTACGCCCACGAGGTCGACCGCCACCGCGCCCCGCTCGACCCCAACTTCCGGGGGGCGGGGCGCTGCGTCACCGGGCCCGGCGGCGAGTACCGCTTCGTCACCGTCAAGCCCGGCGCCTACCCGTGGGGAAACCACGCCAACGCCTGGCGGCCGGCGCACATCCACTTCTCGGTGCTCGGCGACGCCTTCGCCCAGCGGCTGGTGACCCAGATGTACTTCCCCGGCGACCCGCTGCTCGGCCACGACCCGATCGTCGCCTCGATCCCCGACCCGGCGGCGCGGAGCCGGCTGGTGGCCACCTGGTCGGAGTCGCTGACCGAGCCCGAGTGGGCGCTCGGCTACGCCTGGGACATCGTCCTCCGCGGCCGGGAGACGGCGTGA
- a CDS encoding 4-hydroxybenzoate 3-monooxygenase has protein sequence MRTQVAIVGAGPAGLTLAHLLHLEGIESVVLEARSREHVERRVRAGVLEQGTVDLLVGTGVGERLLRERLVHRGIELRFEGVRHRIDLHALTGGRTISVYGQQEVVKDLIAARLAGGGPLLFEVEDVRLTGLDGERPAVTYRHGGSSHELRCDAVAGCDGFHGVCRAAIPPGVLTEYSRDHGLGWLGVLAAVAPSTEEVIYSRHERGFALHSMRSPRVSRLYLQVDGEDTLEDWPDDRIWAELQQRLASPGWTLREGPLLERGIAPLRSFVVEPMQHGRLFLAGDAAHIVPPTGAKGMNLAIADVRVLARGLTRLCRDGSTALLDAYSETCLRRVWRAQHFSWWMTAMLHRIPGDDAYQARLQLSQLRYTVSSRPAAVSLAENYVGYDPG, from the coding sequence ATGCGCACCCAGGTGGCGATCGTCGGGGCGGGGCCGGCCGGGCTGACCCTGGCCCACCTGCTCCACCTCGAGGGGATCGAGAGCGTCGTCCTCGAGGCGCGCAGCCGCGAGCACGTCGAGCGGCGGGTGCGCGCCGGGGTGCTCGAGCAGGGCACCGTCGACCTGCTCGTCGGCACCGGGGTGGGCGAGCGGCTGCTCCGCGAGCGCCTGGTCCACCGCGGCATCGAGCTCCGCTTCGAGGGGGTGCGCCACCGCATCGACCTCCACGCCCTCACCGGGGGACGCACGATCAGCGTCTACGGCCAGCAGGAGGTGGTGAAGGACCTGATCGCCGCCCGCCTCGCCGGCGGCGGCCCGCTCCTCTTCGAGGTCGAGGACGTCCGCCTCACGGGCCTGGACGGCGAGCGGCCGGCGGTCACCTACCGTCACGGCGGCTCCAGCCACGAGCTGCGCTGCGACGCCGTCGCCGGGTGCGACGGCTTCCACGGGGTGTGCCGCGCCGCCATCCCCCCGGGGGTGCTCACCGAGTACTCCCGCGACCACGGCCTGGGATGGCTCGGGGTGCTCGCCGCCGTCGCCCCCTCCACCGAGGAGGTGATCTACAGCCGCCACGAGCGCGGCTTCGCCCTCCACAGCATGCGCTCGCCGCGGGTCAGCCGCCTCTACCTCCAGGTCGACGGCGAGGACACCCTGGAGGACTGGCCCGACGACCGCATCTGGGCCGAGCTCCAGCAGCGGTTGGCGTCGCCGGGCTGGACCCTGCGGGAGGGGCCGCTGCTGGAGCGGGGGATCGCGCCGCTGCGCAGCTTCGTGGTCGAGCCGATGCAGCACGGCCGGCTCTTCCTCGCCGGCGACGCCGCCCACATCGTCCCGCCCACCGGTGCCAAGGGCATGAACCTGGCGATCGCCGACGTCCGGGTGCTCGCCCGGGGGCTCACCCGGCTGTGCAGGGACGGGAGCACGGCGCTGCTCGACGCCTACTCGGAGACCTGCCTGCGCCGGGTGTGGCGCGCCCAGCACTTCTCCTGGTGGATGACCGCGATGCTCCACCGCATCCCCGGCGACGACGCCTACCAGGCGCGACTCCAGCTCTCCCAGCTGCGCTACACGGTGAGCTCACGGCCCGCCGCTGTCAGCCTCGCCGAGAACTACGTCGGGTACGACCCGGGGTAG